A window of Vibrio gazogenes genomic DNA:
CGGTGCCGATGAGTTTGATTTCGCATCTGGTCAATCAAACGTTTTTACACTTAAAAAGCAAATCGACACAGGTCAGTCGAAAAATCAGTATGAACTATGCTCAGCTCAACGAGTTAGAGTAAGTCAGATTGGCCGTCATGCAAGACGATAAACACAATAGCAGCAACGTAAAAGCAACGGGTATAAACAAGAATGAGTATCATCAGTAAATTAAAAAAAGAGTGGTTTCTGGTTGGCATGGTGGTCGCCATCTTGCTGGCGACTGTTTCTGAACAGGTGGGCCGTTCCGGTGGGTTGATTCATCTCGACAAACTGACTGGGATCGGGGTCGCGATTGTCTTCTTCTTACACGGATTGGGGCTGTCTCCGCAGAAAATTAAGGAAGGCGTGAGTAACTGGAAACTGCATGTCTATATCCAGTTGGCGACGTACCTGTTTTATCCGTTACTGTGGTTGATTTTAGGCAACGGAATGCTGGCGTGGATGCCAACATCGCTTGCCTTTGGTTTCTGCTATCTGTTTGTGTTGCCCAGTACCATTTCTTCCTCGGTTGCGATGACCAGTGTGGGTAAAGGTAATGTGCCGGGGGCGATTTTCAACGCATCCCTTTCCAGTATTCTCGGTGTTTTTCTTACCCCACTGATGATTCAGTTTTTTATGGGTATGAAAGGGGTGCAGTTAGATCTGATGAGCTCGGTGATCTCTATCGCCAAACTGTTGTTAATCCCAATGATTGTCGGACAACTTGCCAGACCGGTATTGTTGAATTTTATTGAACGACATAAGTCTGTGGTCAACAAAGTTGATAAATACGTTATTCTACTGATTGTCTATAATGCGTTTTGTGACTCGGTCGCAAATGGCATCTGGCATAACTTCTCGGTCGGGATGCTCGCTACCGCCATTGGCATCTGTTGTGTGGTGCTGTTGGTGATGGTTCATACGATTCAGTGGGGTGCGCAGCGTTGTCAGTTTTCGCGGGCAGATGAAGTCGCTGCGGTGTTTTGTGGCACCAAGAAAACACTGGCGGCGGGCGTGCCGATGGCAACCGTAATTTTTGGCACCGACCCGAATCTTGGCATGATTTTGCTACCGATAATGCTGTATCACCCGATTCAGATTTTCTACTGTGCAATTCTTGCGAATCGGTATGCCAAACGTTATCAACCAGCCAGTGAGGCTGCTGCTAACTCGTAAGCGGAGAAACAGAGATGGGACAACATCAGGTCAGAGACCAACGAATTTACTGTCAGCAAGGGCCCGATTACCTTGCGGCAACGGATGATGGGGCATTATCCGGTTTGAGCTTTGTGTTTAAAGATTTGTTTGATGTCGCAGGATATAACACCGGGGCCGGGAATCCCGCATGGCTGGAGAGCCATGCCTCGGCCAATGCGACGTCACCGATTATAGAAAATTTACTCAGCGCCGGGGCAACGTGTCGTGGGCGGGTCCAGACCGACGAGTTGGCTTATAGCCTGAACGGACAAAACATCCACTATGGGACACCCGAGAACCCGGCTGCGCCCGACTGTATCCCCGGCGGTTCATCGAGTGGCAGTGCCGTGGCTGTTGCGCAGGGGGATGTGGATTTTTCTATCGGGACAGACACCGGCGGCTCGGTTCGGATTCCCGCCAGCTATTGTGGCTTGTTCGGCTTACGCCCCACGTTGGGCAAATTTGATCTCGCCAACTGCTTCGAACTTGCCAAAAGTTTTGATACCGCAGGCATTTTTGCACGGGATCTGTCGGTTCTGACATCGGTCTATCATGAACTCTCCGCAGAGATCATACCTGATAATGTTGATTCGATTCCGACCCTCTATCTCGACCGTTTTATGGCTCAGCAACTGAGCGAAGATCGCTATCAACGGGTTCATGACCGTTGCCGTTGGGCCGGGATTGCGCTCGAAGAAAAAGATTTTATGACGCAGTCCGAGTGGACGCTGGATGCACTGAGTTTGCTGTTTCGCAGTATTCAGGGCTATGAAATTATCCAAAAACATGGCCGTTGGCTGACGGAGCATGAGCGCTCGCTCGACCCGGCAATTCTGGAGCGGGTTAAATGGGCGAGAACCATCGAGGATACCACCTATGAGCAAGGTAAGCTCCGCCAGAAAGCCTTTCGAATGTGGTTATATGCCCAGTTAGATGAACACGGTGGCGTTTGGCTACTGCCAACGACACCTGCGGGGCCACCGTCACTGGATATTACACCGCAAGCCATGGCGGATTATCGGACTGAGTTAATGGGATTGACCGCCATTGCCGGATTGGCCGGATTTCCCCAGTTACATTTGCCGTTTCAGGGAATGCATGATGGTCCTTGTGGGATGTCGTTGTTGGGGCTACCGAATGAAGAGCCACGGCTATTGGCGATTGCAGCAAGACTGATGGCCGGGGAGAACCGTCAATGAAATATCAAACAGCATTTACCGCGCCACATTATCGGGCGGCACAAGTCGGACAAAAAATTCTCGATGAGGGCGGAACTGCCAGCGAAGCGATGGTTGCTGCGGCTGCGATGGTGACCGTGCAGTATCCACATATGAATAGCATTGGCGGTGACAGCTTTTGGCTCATTTGCCATCCCGATCAACAACCGATTGCCATTGATGCTTGTGGTGCGGCTGCATTGCATCTCGATCCGGCTGAATACCGTGCGCAAGGGGATGAATTACCCGCGAGCGGTGGTGCGGCTGCGATTACCATGGCCGGAGCGCTTTCCGGCTGGCATCAAGCCTTGGCGCTCAATCATCGCCAACATACCTTGCCACAACTGTTGCAACCGGCAATTACCGCTGCACGGGAAGGTATTGAAGTGACACAGAGTCTGGTCAATGCGAGTGAAAAAACGGTCGCGATGCTGGCAGATATACCGTCATTTGCTCAGTACTATTTACCAAGCGGTAAGACGCTTGAGATCGGGCAGATTCTGCGTAATCCGACGCTGGCAACGACGTTTGAGCGGCTTGCAACAGCAGGATTGGACGATTTTTATCGCGGTGAGATTGCCAAGCAGGCCGCGGCGGATCTGGCAGCATTAGGCAGCCCGATCACGCTTGACGACTTCCATCACCATCAGGCACGAGTGATGGCGCCGTTATCGGTACAGACCGGCAAGGGCAGACTGTATAACTTCGGTGCACCGACACAAGGTGTGGCTTCGCTGCTAATTTTAGCGATTTATGATCGCTTGGTGGCACAGGCTGACAGCGAGATCGATCATATTCATCTATTGGTCGAAGCAACCAAACAGGCGTTTATTCTGCGCGATCAATACGTGACCGATGAAGCAGACCTGTCTGTATCGCTTCAGCAATTGTTGACGGAGCAGAGCGTCACTGAGTGCGCGGCTCGTATTACTCTCGAACAGGCACAACCGTGGCCGCATATCGCCAAACCCGGTGATACGGTCTGGATGGGAGCGACCGACCAGTACGGCACGATGGTGAGTTTTATTCAGAGTGTGTACTGGGAGTTCGGCAGCGGTGCGGTATTGCCGAATCTGGGATTTGTCTGGAACAACCGGGCGAAAAGTTTTTCACTTGATGCGACGCATCACAATGTGCTGAAGCCGGGCAAAAAGCCATTTCATACCTTAAACCCGGCGTATGCTGAGCTGAACGATGGTCAGCGGATCGTATACGGAACCATGGGCGGAGAAGGACAGCCACAGACACAGGCTTGTCTGTTCAGTCGCTACGTGTATCAAGGCTATGCACTGGATGAAGCGATTGCTATGCCGCGCTGGTTGCTGGGCCGGACTTGGGGGGATGATACGAATCAGCTGCGGCTTGAGCAGAGCTTATATTTGGCGTATCAGGATACATTACGCGAACGCGGTCATCAGATTACGCAAGTGAAAGATCAAAATGAACTTATGGGCCATGCCGGTGCAATCACGTTAGATGAGGGCGGCCAAGCCACCTCGGCAACGGATCCGCGCAGCGATGGCGATGCTTTGGTCGGTCAGTTTTAAACCGACAATTTGAATCAGATTTTATGGAGAGATGTATGGAAACCAATCCGCTATTTGAAACCCTCAATCCACCACAACGGATGCTGATGGGGCCGGGACCGATTAACGCGTATCCTCGGGTTCATCAGGCGATCTCATCGGCGTTGATCGGGCAATACGATCCGGTCATGACCGGCTATATGAATCAGGTGCAAACCCTTTATCGCAACGTGTTTGAGACCCAAAATCAACAGACATTTCTCGTCGATGGCACTGCCCGTGCCGGCATTGAAGCGGTATTGGTGTCGGTGTTGCAACCGGGGGATAAAGTGCTGATTCCGGTGATTGGACGATTCGGCCATCTGTTGTGTGAAATCGCGCATCGGGTTGGTGCTACGGTGCAGACGATCGATATTGAATGGGGCGAGGTGTGCCCGCCGGAAAAAGTTGAAGCGGCCATCCGTGAATTCCAGCCGAAAATGCTGGCAACCGTACAGGGTGATACATCAACCACCATGAACCAACCGTTAGCTGAGATCGGGGAAATCTGTCAGCGTCACGGGGTGTTATTTTACTGTGATGCGACAGCATCGATTGCCGGGAATGCGCTTAAGGTTGATGAATGGCATCTCGATGCGGTTTCTGCCGGACTGCAAAAATGTTTAGGCGGCCCGTCTGGTAGTGCGCCGGTGACACTGAGTGAACAGTGTGTTGAGGTGATTAACCGACGTAAACGGGTTGAAGCCGGCATTCGTACCGAAGCGCATCAGGATGGTGAAGATACCCCGATTCTGTCGAACTATTTTGATTTAGCGATGGTGATGGACTACTGGGGACCGGAACGACTCAACCATCACACAGAAGCAACCAGTATGTTGTACGCGGCCCGCGAATGTGCCCGGCTCTATCTGGAAGAGGGTGCGACACAAGTGATTGCCCGCCACCAACAAGCCGGACGGGCGATGGCGGTTGGCCTTGAAGCGATGGGCTTAACCCTGTTTGGTAATCAACAATACAAAATGAATAACGTGGTCGGAGTCTATATTCCTGAGCAAGTCAATGGCGAGCTGGTTCGCCAAGAATTGTTGCATCGTTTCGGCATTGAAATCGGCACCTCATTCGGGCCGCTCCACGGTAAAATCTGGCGGATTGGTACCATGGGCTATAACGCTCGTCAAGAATGTGTATTGATGACGCTGGCAGCACTGGAATCTGTGTTATTGAAAGCCAAAGCTCCCGTTGCAGCGGGCCAAGCGGTTGCGGCAGCAATGGATGTCTTCGGTGCCTGATACAGGCCATCGTCAAAGCAAGGAAGAGTCACACAATATGAGTCAATCAGAAGGAGCGCGTATGCAGGCAGCACACCGGGCAACACAGGTGATGGCGAGAATTCAGACATTAGCCTCATTCAGCGCAATGCCAAATGGCATTCTGCGGGCTTATCTGACTGAAGAGCACCGTCAAGCGCATCAACAACTGGCGCAGTGGATGACCCAGACGGGTCTGGAAACGTGGCAGGATGAAGTGGGCAATCAGTGGGGCCGAAAAGTCTCGGCACATCCCAGTATGCCGACGCTGATCATCGGTTCGCACAGTGATACCGTGGCAAATGCCGGTGGTTATGACGGCCCGCTGGGAGTTCTGCTGGCGATTGAAGCGTTAGATGCACTCAAAGACGTTGATTTACCATTTCATGTCGATGTGGTGGCGTTTGCCGATGAAGAAGGGACTCGTTTTCAAACCACACTGCTTGGTTCCAGCCCGGTTGCCGGGATGTGGAATCCGGCATTGTTAGATCGCCAGGATAAAGACGGGATCAGTATTGGCGAGGCGATGAGCCGGTTCGGACTTGATCCTGACAAGGTGGTCAACGCTGCCCGAAAGCCTGAAGAGACGCTTGCTTATCTGGAAGTCCATATCGAACAGGGGCCACTACTGGAAAGTCTTGATTTGCCGGTTGGTGTCGTGACTGCGATTGCCGGGGCGAAACGGTTTCTCATCGATGTGTCTGGTGTTGCCGGTCATGCGGGGACGGTCCCTTTATCGTTACGCCATGATGCGTTATGTGGTACCGCTGAGATGATTGCCTGCATTGAAGCTTTTGCGACCGAGCATGAAATCGTCGCGACGGTGGGCAAGTGTGAGGTGCGCTCTGCTGCCGTCAATGTGATTCCCGGACAGGTGCAATTTTCACTGGATATTCGGAGCCAGTCTCAACAAAAACTGGATCACTGTACGCCACTGCTGATGGCTCAATTGGCCGCCATTGCTGATAAGCGCAGCTTAACGATGACCCAAGAACAGATCTATCAGGCACAGGCTGTTCCATGTAGTGATCGGTTACAACAGGTCTGGGCAGATGTGGTCGAATCAGCAACCGGGAAAGATGTCTGTTATCTTGCCAGTGGTGCCGGTCATGATGCCATGGTGATGGCAAACCTTGCCGAGATGGGGATGTTGTTTGTCCGCTGTGAAAAAGGCATCAGCCATAATCCGCGAGAAAATGTAGAGACTCAGGATGTGGCGGTGGCGCTGGATTGTTTGATCAATATGATCTGCTCTCTTGCACTATCTTGTGCCGGTATTGATTGACCACAAGCCTAAATCCTTCTTCGCCCGGACCATGGAACACCGTCCGGGCATTTTTTTGCGTTGTGTTCGACGGGGTTGCTGTCAGCTTGCGGTCATCGTGAGAGATCACTTCATTTTGATATCAAGACCGAGTGAGACCAAGGTACCGACAAGGGTGGCGATCACCACCGATAATAAAGAACCAATCAAAACATATTCGGTGAGGCTGCGACTGTCTGATTTGTTCAGCTCACCGAACCTGAAAATTGATTTGGCAGTAAAGACAAAGCCGACGGCAGCGTAACTCCCGACCAGCGTAAACGTCAGGATTAATATGCGCTCTAAATAACCGATCAACTCACCACCGGCGACAAGGCCATTCATCTGCGGATGATGGTCTGTCACGGTCATGGAATACTTGTTTAAGATACTGCCAATCACCACCGATGTGGGTTTGAGGATCAGGACATACGCCAAGGCGATCAGCATTCCGTCGGAGAATTTGTCATACC
This region includes:
- a CDS encoding bile acid:sodium symporter family protein → MSIISKLKKEWFLVGMVVAILLATVSEQVGRSGGLIHLDKLTGIGVAIVFFLHGLGLSPQKIKEGVSNWKLHVYIQLATYLFYPLLWLILGNGMLAWMPTSLAFGFCYLFVLPSTISSSVAMTSVGKGNVPGAIFNASLSSILGVFLTPLMIQFFMGMKGVQLDLMSSVISIAKLLLIPMIVGQLARPVLLNFIERHKSVVNKVDKYVILLIVYNAFCDSVANGIWHNFSVGMLATAIGICCVVLLVMVHTIQWGAQRCQFSRADEVAAVFCGTKKTLAAGVPMATVIFGTDPNLGMILLPIMLYHPIQIFYCAILANRYAKRYQPASEAAANS
- a CDS encoding amidase is translated as MGQHQVRDQRIYCQQGPDYLAATDDGALSGLSFVFKDLFDVAGYNTGAGNPAWLESHASANATSPIIENLLSAGATCRGRVQTDELAYSLNGQNIHYGTPENPAAPDCIPGGSSSGSAVAVAQGDVDFSIGTDTGGSVRIPASYCGLFGLRPTLGKFDLANCFELAKSFDTAGIFARDLSVLTSVYHELSAEIIPDNVDSIPTLYLDRFMAQQLSEDRYQRVHDRCRWAGIALEEKDFMTQSEWTLDALSLLFRSIQGYEIIQKHGRWLTEHERSLDPAILERVKWARTIEDTTYEQGKLRQKAFRMWLYAQLDEHGGVWLLPTTPAGPPSLDITPQAMADYRTELMGLTAIAGLAGFPQLHLPFQGMHDGPCGMSLLGLPNEEPRLLAIAARLMAGENRQ
- a CDS encoding gamma-glutamyltransferase family protein — encoded protein: MKYQTAFTAPHYRAAQVGQKILDEGGTASEAMVAAAAMVTVQYPHMNSIGGDSFWLICHPDQQPIAIDACGAAALHLDPAEYRAQGDELPASGGAAAITMAGALSGWHQALALNHRQHTLPQLLQPAITAAREGIEVTQSLVNASEKTVAMLADIPSFAQYYLPSGKTLEIGQILRNPTLATTFERLATAGLDDFYRGEIAKQAAADLAALGSPITLDDFHHHQARVMAPLSVQTGKGRLYNFGAPTQGVASLLILAIYDRLVAQADSEIDHIHLLVEATKQAFILRDQYVTDEADLSVSLQQLLTEQSVTECAARITLEQAQPWPHIAKPGDTVWMGATDQYGTMVSFIQSVYWEFGSGAVLPNLGFVWNNRAKSFSLDATHHNVLKPGKKPFHTLNPAYAELNDGQRIVYGTMGGEGQPQTQACLFSRYVYQGYALDEAIAMPRWLLGRTWGDDTNQLRLEQSLYLAYQDTLRERGHQITQVKDQNELMGHAGAITLDEGGQATSATDPRSDGDALVGQF
- a CDS encoding pyridoxal-phosphate-dependent aminotransferase family protein codes for the protein METNPLFETLNPPQRMLMGPGPINAYPRVHQAISSALIGQYDPVMTGYMNQVQTLYRNVFETQNQQTFLVDGTARAGIEAVLVSVLQPGDKVLIPVIGRFGHLLCEIAHRVGATVQTIDIEWGEVCPPEKVEAAIREFQPKMLATVQGDTSTTMNQPLAEIGEICQRHGVLFYCDATASIAGNALKVDEWHLDAVSAGLQKCLGGPSGSAPVTLSEQCVEVINRRKRVEAGIRTEAHQDGEDTPILSNYFDLAMVMDYWGPERLNHHTEATSMLYAARECARLYLEEGATQVIARHQQAGRAMAVGLEAMGLTLFGNQQYKMNNVVGVYIPEQVNGELVRQELLHRFGIEIGTSFGPLHGKIWRIGTMGYNARQECVLMTLAALESVLLKAKAPVAAGQAVAAAMDVFGA
- a CDS encoding allantoate amidohydrolase; translation: MSQSEGARMQAAHRATQVMARIQTLASFSAMPNGILRAYLTEEHRQAHQQLAQWMTQTGLETWQDEVGNQWGRKVSAHPSMPTLIIGSHSDTVANAGGYDGPLGVLLAIEALDALKDVDLPFHVDVVAFADEEGTRFQTTLLGSSPVAGMWNPALLDRQDKDGISIGEAMSRFGLDPDKVVNAARKPEETLAYLEVHIEQGPLLESLDLPVGVVTAIAGAKRFLIDVSGVAGHAGTVPLSLRHDALCGTAEMIACIEAFATEHEIVATVGKCEVRSAAVNVIPGQVQFSLDIRSQSQQKLDHCTPLLMAQLAAIADKRSLTMTQEQIYQAQAVPCSDRLQQVWADVVESATGKDVCYLASGAGHDAMVMANLAEMGMLFVRCEKGISHNPRENVETQDVAVALDCLINMICSLALSCAGID
- a CDS encoding DUF3307 domain-containing protein, whose protein sequence is MSDFLTVFIAFLLIHLIGDFYLQPGRWRAAKQKATYRAPELYIHALLQGIALSVPALVLGMGCPSTVCLIAIVVLSHWVIDLWQASRHQHRLTHMMVEQTLHVLVFALIALHMTTDITIDAILGYDKFSDGMLIALAYVLILKPTSVVIGSILNKYSMTVTDHHPQMNGLVAGGELIGYLERILILTFTLVGSYAAVGFVFTAKSIFRFGELNKSDSRSLTEYVLIGSLLSVVIATLVGTLVSLGLDIKMK